One part of the Humulus lupulus chromosome 9, drHumLupu1.1, whole genome shotgun sequence genome encodes these proteins:
- the LOC133800048 gene encoding uncharacterized protein LOC133800048, with amino-acid sequence MSTKIKKGVSMREHVLSMINVMHEEKIHGVVIDERTQASITLESLTPAFSAFTTIYIMNKLEFNMTQLLNKLQTFVSLNKTKTKETEANVAREKPSTSKDKTKKRKKNNDKDKSKDKKSNEGCGGRRYILESSRELADGEVTMRVGSGALVSARAKG; translated from the exons atgagtACTAAGATTAAGAAAGGTGTTTCTATGCGTGAACATGTTTTGAGcatgattaacgtgatgcatgaagaAAAAATACATGGGGTcgtcattgatgagcgtacacaagcAAGCATCACACTTGAATCACTCACTCCTGCTTTTTCTGCATTCACGACCatctatattatgaataagttggaattcaacatgacccagctgtTGAATAAACTGCAAACATTTGTGTCTCTTAACAAAACAAAAACCAAAGAGACTGAGGCAAATGTGGCAAGggagaaaccttcaacctctaaggataaaaccaagaagaggaaAAAGAACAATGACAAGGACAAAAGTAAGGACAAGAAATCCAACgaag GTTGTGGTGGAAGACGATAT atacttgagtcatcaagggaactAGCTGATGGTGAGGTGAcaatgcgagttggaagtggagctcTCGTTTCAGCTAGAGCAAAGGGATGA